The following coding sequences are from one Anabaena sphaerica FACHB-251 window:
- a CDS encoding ABC exporter membrane fusion protein, with product MAVNKESQLLKRASRKWKIILAASLALATGLASFYSFSQLKVKPNSPVPSSGVNSPKATPVKVAVTALGRLQPQGKITYLSAPNSVNGVRVEKLLVAEGDEVNAGQVLAYLEDYARSQAAIKQAFDKLLVAKAKLAQVKSGAKPGDINAQKATITRLDSQLKGEVAAQTATINRIQAEVDNAQKESDRYQQLYKDGAISASISDTKALQLKTTQQQLTEAKATLLRIQNTLQNQIQEAKARLNSIAEVRNVDVALAESEVKSAETAIQQAKADYDLTYIKSPIDARILKIHTKNGEVIANSGFAELGKTSNMNVIAEVYQTDIQKVRVGQKAIITSPAFSEKLQGTVREIGWQVDKQRIFSINPTSDTDRRIVEVKISIDNPADSKKVSRLTNLQVDVAIQI from the coding sequence ATGGCAGTAAACAAAGAAAGCCAATTATTGAAAAGAGCCTCTAGGAAGTGGAAAATAATTTTAGCAGCTTCCCTTGCTTTAGCTACTGGTTTAGCATCTTTCTACAGTTTTTCTCAATTGAAGGTAAAACCTAATTCTCCGGTTCCATCTTCTGGAGTCAACTCTCCCAAAGCAACTCCTGTAAAAGTTGCTGTAACGGCTTTAGGACGTTTGCAACCACAAGGCAAAATTACTTATTTATCTGCTCCCAATTCCGTCAACGGTGTGCGTGTAGAAAAACTGTTGGTAGCTGAAGGAGACGAAGTAAACGCGGGACAAGTATTAGCTTATTTAGAAGACTATGCTCGTTCTCAAGCTGCTATTAAACAAGCTTTTGATAAGTTACTAGTTGCTAAAGCTAAACTTGCACAGGTAAAATCTGGAGCAAAACCCGGTGATATCAATGCTCAAAAAGCAACAATTACTCGTTTAGATTCACAATTAAAAGGTGAAGTTGCTGCTCAAACAGCGACAATTAACCGCATTCAAGCGGAAGTAGATAATGCTCAAAAAGAGAGCGATCGCTATCAGCAATTGTACAAAGATGGTGCAATTTCAGCTTCCATCTCCGATACTAAAGCCTTGCAACTCAAGACAACACAACAACAATTAACAGAAGCTAAAGCTACTCTTCTACGAATTCAAAACACCTTACAAAATCAAATTCAGGAAGCAAAAGCTAGACTCAACAGCATTGCAGAAGTACGTAATGTCGATGTTGCGTTAGCAGAAAGTGAAGTCAAGAGTGCTGAAACTGCTATTCAACAAGCCAAAGCAGACTACGATTTAACTTACATCAAATCCCCCATAGATGCCAGAATTTTGAAAATTCATACCAAAAATGGTGAAGTAATCGCTAATTCTGGCTTTGCTGAACTTGGTAAAACTTCAAACATGAATGTAATTGCTGAAGTTTATCAAACCGATATTCAAAAAGTGCGTGTTGGTCAAAAAGCGATCATCACTAGTCCTGCATTTTCTGAAAAATTACAAGGAACAGTCAGGGAAATTGGTTGGCAAGTTGACAAACAAAGAATCTTTAGTATTAACCCCACTTCAGATACAGATCGCAGAATTGTTGAAGTAAAAATATCCATTGATAATCCTGCTGATAGCAAAAAGGTATCTCGCTTAACTAACTTGCAGGTAGATGTTGCTATTCAAATCTAG
- the devC gene encoding ABC transporter permease DevC codes for MNVKIPLAWLQLAQQKVRFVVAVAGIAFIVLLMFIQLGFQDALYSSATAVHQNLKGDLFLVSSQYKSLTSNQSFSRNRLYQTLGFNGVESVSPMYLQFAKLKNPATGEKYSIYVIGFDPGKPVMNIPEVEQNLDKLKIPDVMLFDRDSRPEFGPIAAKFDQGNTEQTIEIFSFDSLQGYRVRVGGLFSLGPSFGVDGNLIVSDSTFLRINPNIRPAENIDVGIIKLEPGVDPNQVLKNLQANLPNDVQIFTRPQFINFEKQYWAARTPIGFILNLMLTMASVVGVVIVYQILYSNIATQFIAYATLKAIGYANGYLLNVVFQQALILALLAYIPGFIGSVALYDFAMQATKLPIVMTSNNALIVLTSTVLICITSGALAINKLRSADPADIF; via the coding sequence ATGAATGTAAAAATTCCTTTAGCATGGCTACAGTTAGCCCAGCAAAAAGTCCGTTTTGTCGTAGCTGTAGCTGGTATTGCCTTTATTGTGCTGCTAATGTTCATTCAACTTGGTTTCCAAGATGCACTTTATTCTAGTGCTACAGCAGTACATCAGAATCTCAAAGGTGATTTATTTTTAGTCAGTTCTCAATATAAATCTTTGACTTCTAATCAAAGCTTTTCTCGAAATCGTTTATACCAAACATTAGGGTTTAATGGTGTCGAGTCAGTTAGCCCTATGTATTTGCAATTTGCAAAATTAAAAAATCCTGCTACTGGCGAAAAATATTCAATCTATGTAATTGGTTTCGATCCGGGGAAACCAGTAATGAATATCCCAGAAGTCGAGCAGAATTTAGATAAGCTGAAAATTCCTGATGTCATGTTATTTGATAGGGATTCTCGACCAGAATTCGGTCCAATAGCAGCAAAATTTGATCAGGGAAATACAGAACAAACAATTGAAATCTTTTCCTTCGATTCTCTGCAAGGTTATCGAGTCAGAGTAGGTGGTTTATTCAGTTTAGGCCCTTCCTTTGGTGTAGATGGAAATTTAATTGTTAGTGACTCAACTTTCTTAAGAATCAATCCTAATATCCGTCCTGCAGAAAATATAGATGTAGGTATTATTAAACTCGAACCAGGTGTTGATCCAAATCAGGTTTTAAAAAATTTGCAGGCAAATTTACCTAATGACGTACAGATTTTTACTCGTCCACAATTTATTAATTTTGAAAAACAATATTGGGCCGCCAGAACACCCATTGGTTTCATTCTGAACTTGATGTTAACAATGGCTTCTGTAGTCGGTGTAGTTATTGTCTATCAAATTCTTTACAGCAACATTGCTACTCAATTTATTGCCTACGCAACCTTAAAAGCTATCGGTTATGCCAACGGTTATTTATTAAATGTGGTTTTTCAACAGGCATTAATATTGGCTTTATTAGCTTATATACCAGGATTTATTGGTTCAGTTGCTTTATATGACTTTGCTATGCAAGCAACTAAATTACCCATCGTCATGACTTCTAATAATGCCCTAATTGTCTTAACCTCTACCGTTTTAATTTGCATAACTTCTGGAGCATTAGCCATTAATAAACTTCGCTCCGCAGATCCGGCTGATATTTTCTAA
- a CDS encoding NAD-dependent epimerase/dehydratase family protein: MNLNNKTILITGIDEFIGLRAAELAIAQGMKVRGLQTSSAQDKNLQNLGIEIIVGSITDEKIAQKACQGVDIILHTAQLAEEAGELKHFREINVNGSLNIAKAAKAAGVKTFVHLSTVLVYGFNYANNITEIGAVSGDNNSYCQTKIEAETEVLKLNSPPDFGVIIIRAGDVYGPGSIPWIVRPVLMMRQKLFAYANDGKGVMNHLYVDNLIDAIFLAIEKETYGEVFNVTDGEETSWKDYFIHLAAMEGLPAPMSLPKEEMKLFLRVRNQGQKLFRKKADILPESVDFMSRPYSYSIAKATSLLNYKPKIDLEEGMKRTHQWLQKTDIQKLMK, encoded by the coding sequence ATGAACCTCAACAACAAAACTATTCTCATCACTGGAATTGACGAATTTATCGGCTTACGTGCAGCAGAGTTAGCTATAGCTCAAGGAATGAAAGTACGTGGTTTACAAACTTCTTCAGCACAGGATAAAAACCTACAAAATTTAGGAATTGAAATTATAGTTGGTAGCATCACTGACGAGAAAATTGCCCAAAAAGCTTGTCAGGGAGTAGACATTATTTTACACACCGCTCAACTGGCAGAAGAAGCTGGAGAACTTAAGCATTTTCGGGAAATCAATGTTAATGGTAGCTTGAATATAGCTAAAGCCGCAAAAGCAGCTGGTGTAAAAACCTTTGTACATCTTTCTACAGTCTTAGTTTATGGCTTCAACTATGCCAATAATATTACAGAAATCGGTGCAGTTTCTGGGGATAATAATTCCTACTGTCAAACAAAAATTGAAGCAGAAACAGAAGTTTTAAAACTGAATTCACCTCCAGATTTTGGAGTAATAATCATTCGGGCAGGAGATGTTTATGGACCAGGAAGTATTCCTTGGATAGTGCGCCCAGTATTGATGATGCGACAAAAATTATTTGCCTATGCGAATGATGGTAAGGGTGTGATGAATCACTTGTATGTCGATAATTTAATTGATGCCATCTTTTTAGCTATAGAAAAAGAAACCTATGGCGAAGTTTTTAATGTTACAGATGGGGAAGAAACATCCTGGAAAGACTACTTCATTCACTTAGCAGCAATGGAAGGTTTACCTGCTCCCATGTCTCTGCCTAAAGAGGAAATGAAGTTATTCTTACGAGTGCGTAACCAGGGACAAAAACTGTTTCGGAAAAAAGCCGATATTCTCCCCGAATCTGTAGACTTCATGAGTCGTCCTTATTCTTATTCTATTGCTAAAGCTACAAGTTTATTAAATTATAAACCCAAAATTGACCTCGAAGAAGGCATGAAGCGCACTCATCAATGGTTGCAAAAAACTGACATTCAAAAATTGATGAAATAG
- a CDS encoding glycosyltransferase family 2 protein — MYKSRPQLSIGLPVYNGEKFLQASLDALLNQTFSDFELIISDNASTDNTEEICRNYAAEDQRIRYYRNSSNIGCACNFNRVFKLSNGEYFKWAAYDDLHAPDFLSKCIQVLEENPNYILCHSHTSFIDHQGEFLQHYDIKLNTNSEKPQVRFDELLTKHLCYQMYGVIRQSALKKIPLMGGYGNADGILLLRLSIIGQFYEIPEHLFFARIHPQQSLSMFFPHYLSFTHKNPQYSLDMLPDFYEYSVWFDSANKGKILFPHWRIFKEYLLSINQSQLNLYEQLLCYFSVAKKLAGTESLLIKDLWLAAKMLKLQKLATKDALS; from the coding sequence ATGTATAAATCTCGACCTCAATTAAGTATTGGACTACCTGTATACAACGGCGAAAAATTTCTTCAAGCATCTCTAGATGCTCTGTTAAATCAGACTTTTAGTGATTTTGAATTAATTATCTCAGATAATGCTTCTACAGATAATACTGAAGAAATTTGTAGAAATTATGCCGCAGAAGATCAACGGATTCGTTACTATCGCAATTCTAGTAATATCGGTTGTGCTTGTAATTTCAATCGTGTTTTTAAGTTGTCTAATGGTGAATACTTTAAATGGGCAGCTTATGATGATTTACACGCTCCTGATTTTCTCAGTAAATGTATACAGGTACTTGAGGAAAATCCTAATTATATCTTATGCCATTCTCACACATCGTTTATTGATCACCAGGGTGAGTTTCTCCAACACTATGATATTAAACTCAATACTAATTCAGAAAAACCACAAGTCAGGTTTGATGAATTACTAACTAAACATCTGTGTTATCAAATGTATGGTGTAATTCGCCAAAGTGCCTTAAAAAAAATCCCTCTTATGGGTGGTTACGGTAATGCAGATGGAATTTTACTATTAAGGCTGTCCATAATTGGACAATTTTATGAAATTCCCGAACATTTATTTTTTGCCAGGATTCATCCCCAGCAATCTCTGAGTATGTTTTTTCCCCATTACCTATCATTTACTCACAAAAATCCTCAATATTCATTAGATATGTTACCAGATTTCTATGAGTATTCTGTGTGGTTTGATTCAGCTAATAAGGGGAAGATTTTATTTCCTCATTGGCGAATATTTAAAGAATATTTACTTTCAATTAATCAAAGTCAACTGAATTTGTATGAGCAACTATTGTGTTATTTTAGTGTTGCTAAAAAGCTGGCTGGTACAGAATCTTTATTAATTAAAGATTTGTGGTTAGCAGCCAAAATGTTGAAATTGCAAAAATTAGCAACAAAGGATGCTTTAAGTTGA
- a CDS encoding DUF2141 domain-containing protein: MLKISRVSYLLFATLLSFSCANTVHAEPTTALTVVVNGIRHKTGEICFRIYDSEKGFPLSNSSEVQSGCTKISGSSVKKVFSGLKPGTYAVALVDDQNGDHKLNKDFFGIPKEGFGISRNPIVSIQTGTPTFRNASFKMSKNTTINITMKYSLDP; encoded by the coding sequence ATGTTGAAAATATCTCGTGTTTCTTATCTATTGTTCGCGACTTTGTTAAGCTTCAGTTGTGCTAACACTGTTCATGCAGAACCAACCACAGCATTAACTGTAGTCGTGAATGGTATACGTCACAAAACAGGTGAAATTTGTTTCAGAATTTACGATTCTGAAAAAGGATTTCCTCTGAGTAATTCTAGTGAAGTTCAAAGTGGCTGCACTAAAATTTCTGGTAGTTCTGTTAAGAAGGTATTTTCGGGTTTGAAACCTGGTACTTATGCTGTTGCATTAGTTGACGATCAAAATGGCGATCACAAACTCAATAAAGACTTTTTTGGCATTCCCAAAGAAGGTTTTGGAATTTCCAGAAATCCCATTGTTTCCATCCAAACTGGTACACCAACATTCCGCAATGCCAGCTTTAAAATGAGCAAAAATACAACTATCAATATCACCATGAAATATTCTCTTGATCCCTAG
- a CDS encoding glycosyltransferase — MEDVTTFLSKSLIGWLVMQVCFTLIFLWYLRSYKQPLLSDNQLPKTAVILCLRGADPFLPNCVRSLLKQNYPQYDLKVIVDSPEDPAFKVAKEVITEIGATNFQISTLRTVRHNCSLKCSSLVQAVSDLDDSYQVVALVDADTIVHANWLRELVSPLIDEKVGLTTGNRWYVPTGKYWGSLVRYAGNVSTVVQMFLFQVPWGGSLAIKKEVLHQTELLEKWGEAFGDDMLMHKVLKKQGWRIKFVPSLLMVNREESDLPSLLTSLKRLILCYRLYHPNWLALVSDAVSSIFFPTVTIVLALGLLLATEWNTAFSLFKSYSIYTIGLLLLMLVMELGIQEVIRSQGQVTPQVSLTTIMKMLIAIPLTQWVYGLAMLSSLWMSTVTWRGLTYRIQSPWHIRLVEYHPYQWLDQPIDPKISL; from the coding sequence ATGGAAGATGTGACTACATTTCTGTCTAAGTCTTTGATAGGTTGGCTGGTTATGCAGGTATGTTTCACGCTGATCTTTTTATGGTATCTGCGTTCATACAAACAACCATTACTATCAGATAACCAGTTACCCAAAACGGCAGTAATTCTTTGTTTACGAGGTGCTGATCCGTTTTTACCTAATTGTGTGCGATCGCTGTTAAAACAAAACTACCCACAGTACGATTTAAAGGTGATCGTAGATAGTCCAGAAGATCCAGCTTTTAAAGTTGCCAAGGAAGTAATAACTGAAATTGGTGCAACTAATTTTCAAATTAGCACCTTGAGAACAGTACGCCACAATTGTAGTCTCAAATGCAGTTCTTTAGTACAAGCAGTTTCCGATTTAGATGACTCTTACCAAGTAGTTGCATTAGTAGATGCTGATACCATAGTTCATGCTAATTGGTTAAGAGAATTAGTTAGTCCTCTCATCGATGAAAAAGTAGGACTAACAACAGGAAACCGTTGGTATGTACCTACAGGTAAATATTGGGGTTCTTTGGTACGCTACGCCGGCAATGTCTCTACCGTGGTGCAAATGTTCCTATTTCAAGTTCCTTGGGGTGGTAGTTTAGCAATTAAAAAAGAAGTGCTGCACCAAACAGAACTACTTGAGAAATGGGGAGAAGCTTTTGGTGACGATATGCTCATGCACAAAGTCCTCAAAAAGCAGGGATGGCGGATTAAATTTGTCCCTTCTTTGTTAATGGTTAACCGGGAAGAAAGCGATTTACCCAGTTTGTTGACATCTCTCAAACGCTTAATACTTTGTTACCGACTTTATCACCCAAATTGGTTGGCTTTAGTCAGTGATGCTGTTTCCAGTATTTTCTTTCCCACTGTCACCATCGTATTAGCTTTAGGATTGTTGTTAGCAACAGAATGGAATACGGCATTTTCCTTATTTAAATCCTATAGCATCTACACAATTGGATTACTTTTGTTGATGCTAGTCATGGAACTAGGAATACAAGAAGTAATTCGCTCTCAAGGTCAAGTGACTCCTCAAGTTTCACTAACTACAATCATGAAAATGTTGATTGCTATTCCTTTGACACAATGGGTTTATGGATTAGCAATGCTATCTTCCCTGTGGATGTCTACAGTCACATGGCGTGGTCTTACCTATCGAATTCAAAGTCCTTGGCATATTCGCTTAGTTGAATATCATCCTTATCAATGGTTAGACCAACCCATTGATCCCAAAATTTCTCTGTAA
- a CDS encoding glycosyltransferase — MKKQPLRIALFTGLYAPFLTGVSVAVHQRVHWLLEQGHEVFLIHPQINNQYSKQVGNRPMSGLEELQSFPNFSSYAFPTEPLIFYKSLPQPLNYRHWSDTQLLEKFQPDIIVVEEAAQMRGLYSFFLQGYGRPVGVDYAKQTKTPIISVFHTDIVAYIRYYLGDVLFGLLRPIIPLLVQQFSEAYNLNLFSSKEQLSKYEKLKCQRGEYLPYQGINCEKFHPRNICYDPIPNDKRPTILFVGRITAEKNVTQLLDAYPLIAAKIPDVHLVIVGSGPLDKEIHRRAQNFPGNVTIWGESHGTELLGWFARADVFINPSVTENFCTTNNEALASGTPVVAAIAPSTAEQVIVGYNGFLAQPNNVKDFAEKIITILENPDLKAQLSQQARPSILEFDWSVCSRKFEDRLYQLVDIPQKVELSS; from the coding sequence ATGAAAAAACAACCTCTCCGCATCGCATTATTTACAGGCTTATATGCTCCTTTTTTAACAGGCGTATCAGTTGCCGTACATCAGCGAGTCCATTGGTTACTTGAACAAGGACACGAAGTTTTTCTCATTCATCCACAAATCAATAATCAGTACAGTAAACAAGTTGGGAATCGTCCCATGTCGGGACTAGAAGAACTACAATCTTTTCCCAACTTTTCATCTTATGCTTTCCCCACAGAACCGCTGATCTTCTATAAATCTCTACCCCAACCATTGAACTATCGACATTGGAGCGATACTCAATTACTAGAAAAGTTTCAGCCTGACATCATCGTAGTTGAAGAAGCAGCCCAGATGAGAGGGCTATACTCATTTTTCCTACAAGGTTATGGACGACCTGTAGGAGTTGATTACGCCAAACAAACTAAAACCCCGATTATCTCCGTTTTTCATACCGATATCGTCGCCTATATTCGATATTATTTAGGTGATGTATTATTCGGACTCCTGCGTCCCATTATTCCTCTTTTAGTTCAGCAGTTTAGTGAGGCTTATAACCTCAACTTATTCTCTTCTAAGGAACAACTATCTAAGTACGAAAAGCTGAAATGTCAACGTGGGGAATACCTTCCCTATCAAGGAATTAATTGCGAAAAATTTCATCCCCGCAACATCTGTTATGATCCAATTCCCAACGATAAAAGACCGACAATTTTATTTGTGGGACGTATCACCGCAGAAAAAAATGTTACTCAGCTTTTAGATGCTTATCCCTTGATTGCTGCTAAAATTCCAGATGTCCATTTAGTGATTGTGGGTAGCGGACCTTTAGATAAAGAAATTCATCGCCGCGCTCAAAATTTCCCAGGCAATGTGACTATTTGGGGTGAATCTCACGGTACAGAACTTTTGGGATGGTTTGCTAGAGCCGATGTTTTTATTAACCCTTCAGTTACGGAAAACTTCTGCACTACAAATAACGAAGCTTTAGCTTCTGGAACTCCTGTAGTTGCTGCTATTGCTCCCTCAACCGCTGAACAGGTAATAGTTGGTTATAATGGCTTTCTTGCTCAACCCAACAACGTCAAAGATTTTGCTGAAAAGATCATTACAATTTTAGAAAATCCGGATCTTAAAGCTCAATTATCTCAGCAAGCTCGCCCCTCTATCTTAGAATTTGATTGGTCAGTATGTAGCCGCAAGTTTGAAGATAGGCTCTACCAGTTAGTGGATATACCCCAAAAAGTTGAGTTGTCCTCATAA
- a CDS encoding response regulator, producing MTNSELIESHNLLNEFKTCTQFQYNGKLNIKSSKGRQWAFYYRLGRIVWATGGTHPFRRWRRQMAQYCPDIDLEKIRCRSEDFAIDYWDYNILDILYKRQKIQREQIQAIVENTIAELFFDLAQEVDFASVSCNLSQEVILDMPMSFTSADMSIKHMQDSWAIWSQVGLANVSPNSSPVLRRPEQLQQMVSASVYKNFVNLINGKYTLRELAVKMKQDVMPVSRSLLPYILKGIIELVELPDLPLQVTDGDNSNSRQTRNRIHRIAPLIACVDDSPLVCKTLEDIITSNGLRFTKVQDAIQALPVLIQDKPDLIFLDLIMPVASGYEICTQLRRIPAFANTPVIILTGNDGLLDRVRAKVVGSTDFISKPIVADRVMGVIRKYLPVQANSTVRNTANLEVPN from the coding sequence ATGACCAACTCAGAACTCATAGAATCTCATAACTTACTGAATGAGTTTAAAACCTGTACTCAGTTTCAATACAATGGAAAATTAAATATTAAAAGTTCCAAAGGCCGTCAATGGGCTTTTTACTATCGCCTCGGACGGATAGTTTGGGCTACAGGTGGAACTCATCCCTTCCGACGCTGGCGTAGACAAATGGCTCAATATTGCCCCGATATCGACCTAGAGAAGATTCGCTGTCGAAGTGAGGATTTTGCCATCGATTACTGGGATTATAATATCTTGGATATCTTATACAAAAGACAGAAAATCCAACGAGAACAAATTCAAGCTATTGTCGAAAACACAATTGCAGAACTATTTTTTGATTTAGCGCAGGAAGTTGATTTTGCTTCTGTAAGTTGTAATCTAAGTCAGGAAGTGATATTAGATATGCCCATGAGCTTCACAAGTGCAGATATGTCAATCAAACATATGCAAGACTCATGGGCGATTTGGTCACAAGTCGGTTTGGCGAATGTTTCTCCTAACTCATCACCAGTCCTACGGAGACCAGAACAACTCCAACAAATGGTTAGTGCATCTGTATACAAAAACTTTGTCAATTTAATTAATGGCAAATACACTCTGCGAGAACTCGCTGTAAAAATGAAACAGGATGTGATGCCTGTTTCTCGTTCCTTACTTCCCTATATCCTCAAAGGAATCATTGAGTTAGTAGAATTACCTGACTTACCTCTACAAGTTACTGATGGAGACAATTCCAACTCCAGACAAACCAGAAATCGGATTCATCGCATTGCACCACTGATAGCTTGTGTTGATGATAGTCCTCTGGTGTGTAAAACGCTAGAGGATATTATTACCTCTAATGGACTGAGATTTACCAAAGTTCAAGATGCTATACAAGCTTTACCTGTTCTGATTCAAGACAAACCAGATTTAATTTTCTTGGATTTGATTATGCCTGTAGCCAGTGGTTATGAAATTTGCACTCAATTACGGCGCATTCCTGCTTTTGCTAATACACCAGTAATTATCTTAACTGGCAATGATGGTCTTTTGGATCGAGTGCGCGCCAAGGTAGTGGGTTCGACAGATTTTATCTCTAAACCAATAGTGGCTGATCGAGTCATGGGTGTAATACGTAAATATTTACCTGTACAGGCTAACTCAACTGTTAGAAATACGGCTAATTTAGAAGTTCCTAATTAG
- a CDS encoding response regulator transcription factor gives MSTVLVVEDGLTDMEIISRYLRQAGYSVISATSSEEAQQKIDANKPDVILLDVILPGKSGFEICRELQNNPNTSQIPVVFCSTKNSEVDKIWGNMLGAKAYLSKPVDKEELEKTLKTLINK, from the coding sequence ATGAGTACTGTTTTAGTAGTTGAAGATGGTTTGACTGATATGGAAATTATCAGCCGTTACTTGCGACAGGCAGGCTATTCTGTGATTTCTGCCACCAGCAGTGAAGAGGCACAACAAAAAATAGATGCGAATAAACCTGATGTTATATTGCTAGATGTAATTTTACCGGGTAAAAGCGGTTTTGAAATTTGTCGAGAACTACAAAATAACCCTAATACTAGCCAAATACCTGTGGTTTTCTGCTCTACTAAAAATAGTGAAGTAGATAAGATTTGGGGTAATATGTTGGGCGCTAAAGCTTACCTATCAAAACCAGTAGATAAGGAAGAATTAGAAAAGACTTTGAAAACATTGATCAACAAGTAA
- a CDS encoding chemotaxis protein CheW, giving the protein METKQKFLSFNLGERDQAVISLQHITEVLRISLSEICVVPQMPNCVLGIYSWRGEMLWLVDLEEMLGYPPLLQGSNLLTKMMAIVLENEGKYLGLMVRQLTDIEWLDTQQMKIPSPDLFYPAMSPFLHGYITNGSEQMIFNLDALAILQSPMWGSHN; this is encoded by the coding sequence TTGGAAACCAAACAGAAATTTTTAAGTTTTAATTTGGGAGAGAGAGATCAAGCAGTAATTTCGTTACAGCATATCACCGAGGTATTACGTATATCCTTAAGTGAAATTTGCGTAGTTCCACAGATGCCAAACTGCGTATTAGGTATTTATAGTTGGCGTGGCGAAATGCTGTGGTTGGTTGATTTAGAAGAAATGTTAGGTTATCCACCTCTTTTGCAAGGTTCAAATTTACTCACAAAAATGATGGCAATTGTGCTAGAAAACGAGGGTAAATATTTGGGGCTGATGGTGCGCCAATTGACCGATATTGAGTGGTTGGATACGCAGCAAATGAAGATTCCCTCTCCTGACCTATTTTATCCAGCAATGTCACCTTTTCTGCACGGATACATTACTAACGGTTCAGAGCAGATGATTTTCAATTTAGACGCTCTGGCAATTCTCCAATCACCAATGTGGGGTAGTCATAACTAA